In Armatimonadota bacterium, the following proteins share a genomic window:
- a CDS encoding zinc ribbon domain-containing protein, whose amino-acid sequence MPIYEFQCIECSERFQLLVGMTAESEAGRCPKCGSARLQKLVSRFSQGRDEDARLSEIADQIDVSGEPESYSGARRLAREMGAALDDKASDDMEFMLDEGIGGD is encoded by the coding sequence GTGCCGATCTACGAGTTCCAGTGCATCGAGTGTTCCGAGCGGTTCCAGCTGCTGGTCGGCATGACCGCCGAGAGCGAGGCGGGCCGCTGCCCCAAGTGCGGCTCCGCGAGGCTGCAGAAGCTTGTCAGCCGCTTTTCCCAGGGGCGCGATGAGGATGCGCGGCTCTCTGAGATTGCCGATCAGATAGACGTCTCTGGGGAGCCGGAGAGCTATTCCGGCGCGCGCCGCTTGGCCCGCGAGATGGGCGCCGCGCTCGACGACAAGGCCTCCGACGACATGGAGTTCATGCTCGATGAGGGCATCGGCGGAGACTGA
- a CDS encoding homogentisate 1,2-dioxygenase → MRYHRLGQLPKTRHLQFRNPEGGLYPEELISTIGFSSIFSLLHTHYRPTEVKGFEDKGSAEVEFLPEGPLHHRHFKTARLTPRGDAVSGRVPLMGNSDCLWNQVYAAEQMPTFYKNAEADEIVFVHDGEGELQSNFGTVPFRPGDYLVVPRGVIWRLGLWNLPVRMIIMESHGPVEIPRRYRNEYGQMLEHAPYCERDFRPPTELVTHSEREDHQVLIKARNRYTMYTYPYHPLQVVGWDGYVYPYAFNIHDFCPIVGKVHMPPPIHQTFHTPGFVVCSFCPRVLDFHPEAVPIPYNHSNVDSDEVLYYCNDKFGSRRGIEEGSITLHPLGIPHGPQPGAEEASLGATRTEELAVMMDTFKPLRLTKQALEIEDGEYWKSWQSR, encoded by the coding sequence ATGCGCTATCACCGCCTAGGCCAACTTCCTAAAACCCGCCACTTGCAGTTCCGCAACCCCGAGGGCGGGCTCTACCCCGAGGAGCTCATCAGCACCATCGGCTTTTCCAGCATCTTCTCGTTGCTGCACACCCACTATCGCCCCACCGAAGTAAAAGGATTTGAAGACAAAGGGAGTGCGGAGGTCGAATTCTTACCCGAAGGGCCGCTGCACCACCGCCACTTCAAGACAGCGCGCCTGACCCCCAGGGGCGACGCCGTCAGCGGCCGCGTGCCGCTGATGGGCAACTCGGACTGCCTGTGGAACCAGGTCTACGCCGCCGAGCAAATGCCGACCTTCTACAAGAACGCCGAGGCCGACGAGATCGTGTTCGTCCACGACGGCGAGGGCGAGCTTCAGTCGAACTTCGGCACGGTGCCTTTCCGGCCGGGGGACTACCTGGTGGTTCCGCGCGGGGTCATCTGGCGGCTGGGGTTGTGGAATTTGCCGGTGCGCATGATCATCATGGAGAGCCATGGGCCGGTGGAGATCCCACGACGCTACCGCAACGAGTACGGCCAGATGCTGGAGCATGCGCCCTACTGCGAGCGCGACTTCCGGCCGCCGACAGAGCTGGTCACCCACTCCGAGCGCGAGGACCATCAGGTGCTGATCAAGGCGCGCAACCGCTACACGATGTACACCTACCCCTATCACCCGCTGCAGGTGGTCGGGTGGGACGGCTACGTGTATCCGTACGCGTTCAACATCCACGACTTCTGCCCGATCGTCGGCAAGGTGCACATGCCGCCGCCGATCCATCAGACCTTCCACACGCCGGGGTTCGTGGTGTGCTCGTTCTGCCCCAGGGTGCTGGACTTCCACCCCGAGGCGGTGCCGATCCCCTACAACCACTCGAACGTGGATTCGGACGAGGTGCTGTATTACTGCAACGACAAGTTCGGGTCCCGCAGGGGCATCGAGGAGGGCTCGATCACGCTGCACCCGCTGGGTATCCCGCACGGCCCGCAGCCGGGGGCCGAGGAGGCTTCACTCGGAGCGACGCGAACCGAAGAACTTGCGGTGATGATGGACACGTTCAAGCCGCTCAGGTTGACCAAACAGGCTCTGGAGATCGAGGACGGGGAGTACTGGAAGAGCTGGCAGAGCCGATGA
- a CDS encoding DUF3427 domain-containing protein — MSKGVYDELVTAALRVELETLPPTLKARIDQLAPEDATDYLARHIASRAREYLVAIREAAPEDSLIRSANAILGFAGSQQNAEAAVLRAIHDAVVEKVNFPLIPLAQSALVTNDQGLNYHTVLRSEISSADRIDLICPFIGNQGLNLILDLLKDYGSRLRVITTTYLGATNQRALDRLAQTGAQIKIVYERSEQKTGLHAKSWIFHRNTGFTTATVGSSNLSPRALVDGLEWNIRLSLKDAPQVLQELIVTFNRLWEDPLFELFDPERDADRLKRALRSQRADQDSIAFFADLHPLPHQQEAMDELAYARLEGKTENLVVAATGTGKTLLAAFDYSRLCREYGGRPTLLFVAHREDILKQSIGAFRAVMKDSDFGELHVGAERADDWRHLFASVQSLSHRNLVEISQSQFDVIVIDEFHHAEAPTYLRLLDHFRPKQLVGLTATPERADGRNVIERFGTPTYELRLWHALDRKLLCPFHYFGIDDQTDLTDVTWVGGHYADAELDLHLVDRGADRARIIIRELLEKVEDVDRMRVVAFCATIRHAVFMEAQFRSAGLDARALHSGLPPEERKALVQSFRRGDLSIVCTVDLFNEGVDIPEINTVLFLRPTESATVFIQQLGRGLRNHSEKGALTVLDFVGQQNRRFRMDLRFRAMTGLTRVDLEKAVRGEFPMLPPGCHIRLDRETQDRVLRNVREAIPSSTRAIVDELRRMHAAGKAITLGSFLQESGLELSDLYKGRSFSILKYAAGLTSRESQDSKRVGSFTHIDDLRRIDGYRAWLEGAEGDPRWERMIAIPLNRSTSLDGLDSIAKDELLELLSVVEERAQHRPAIGSDLPFSLHSRYTRDEIVAPFRERPDSMRQGTFYVDELGLDVHLVTLRKSERDFSPTTRYADYFIAPDQLHWESQSTTTASSPTGERLCKGLGRHLFFVREQKVEDGRTSPFTCLGLANPISSEGEKPISLLWKLEHVVPDHIFVRFRAAAG; from the coding sequence TTGAGCAAAGGCGTTTATGATGAACTGGTTACGGCTGCATTGCGCGTCGAACTCGAGACCTTGCCACCGACGCTCAAGGCACGGATAGATCAGCTCGCACCCGAGGATGCGACAGACTATCTCGCCCGCCACATAGCGTCCCGCGCTCGCGAGTACTTGGTTGCGATTAGAGAAGCGGCGCCGGAGGACAGCCTGATCCGTTCGGCGAACGCCATCCTAGGGTTTGCCGGCTCCCAGCAAAACGCTGAGGCGGCCGTTCTTCGCGCGATCCATGACGCAGTCGTTGAGAAGGTCAACTTCCCCTTGATTCCCCTGGCGCAGAGCGCTCTGGTGACGAACGACCAAGGTCTGAACTATCACACCGTATTGCGCTCTGAGATTTCTTCGGCCGATCGAATAGATCTCATTTGCCCATTCATTGGCAATCAAGGGCTGAATCTCATTCTCGACCTCTTGAAGGACTATGGGAGCCGGTTGCGGGTGATCACGACGACGTACCTTGGCGCTACTAATCAGCGAGCTCTCGACAGACTTGCCCAAACTGGCGCCCAGATCAAGATCGTGTACGAAAGAAGTGAGCAAAAGACCGGACTCCATGCCAAATCGTGGATTTTTCATCGCAATACCGGCTTCACTACAGCTACAGTAGGCTCGTCCAATTTGTCGCCAAGGGCTCTAGTTGATGGCTTGGAGTGGAATATCCGCTTGTCGCTGAAGGATGCTCCTCAGGTACTCCAGGAACTAATCGTCACTTTCAACAGACTTTGGGAAGATCCACTCTTTGAGTTGTTCGATCCGGAAAGGGATGCGGATCGACTGAAGAGAGCGCTGAGGTCTCAAAGGGCTGACCAAGACTCGATCGCTTTCTTTGCTGACCTTCATCCGCTACCGCACCAGCAAGAGGCGATGGACGAACTGGCGTATGCTCGGCTTGAGGGCAAGACGGAGAACCTAGTTGTCGCAGCAACCGGCACGGGGAAGACCTTGCTGGCTGCTTTTGACTACAGTCGGCTTTGCCGCGAATACGGCGGACGACCTACCTTGTTGTTCGTGGCGCACCGTGAAGACATCCTCAAGCAGTCCATTGGTGCATTCAGAGCTGTAATGAAGGACAGCGATTTTGGCGAGCTGCACGTTGGTGCGGAACGAGCAGATGACTGGCGACATTTGTTTGCGTCCGTTCAGTCGCTATCTCACAGGAATCTCGTTGAGATCTCACAATCGCAGTTTGATGTGATCGTTATCGACGAATTCCACCATGCCGAGGCGCCGACCTATCTTCGGCTCCTCGATCATTTCAGGCCGAAGCAACTCGTCGGCCTAACCGCCACCCCCGAGCGAGCTGACGGACGTAACGTCATAGAGCGGTTCGGCACGCCAACCTACGAACTTCGGTTGTGGCATGCGCTTGACCGCAAGCTTCTCTGTCCCTTTCACTACTTTGGGATCGACGATCAGACCGATCTAACAGATGTGACTTGGGTGGGCGGTCATTACGCCGACGCCGAACTTGACCTTCATCTTGTCGATCGAGGCGCAGATCGGGCTCGAATCATCATCCGCGAACTGTTGGAGAAGGTTGAGGACGTGGACCGAATGCGCGTCGTTGCGTTTTGCGCGACCATTAGGCATGCGGTGTTTATGGAGGCTCAGTTCCGATCCGCCGGGCTGGACGCTCGCGCACTCCATTCTGGCTTGCCTCCAGAGGAACGGAAAGCGCTCGTTCAGAGCTTTCGAAGAGGAGACCTCTCGATAGTTTGCACTGTGGATCTGTTCAACGAGGGTGTCGATATTCCTGAGATCAACACAGTTCTATTCCTGCGGCCGACGGAGAGTGCGACAGTCTTCATACAGCAACTCGGCCGCGGGCTACGCAATCACTCTGAGAAGGGCGCCCTGACGGTTCTTGACTTTGTCGGGCAGCAGAACCGGCGCTTCCGAATGGATCTGCGGTTTCGTGCCATGACCGGACTAACGCGTGTAGACCTGGAAAAGGCGGTTAGGGGCGAATTCCCGATGCTTCCTCCAGGATGCCATATCAGACTTGACCGAGAGACGCAAGACCGCGTGTTGCGCAACGTGCGGGAAGCGATTCCTTCAAGTACCAGAGCCATTGTGGACGAACTGCGCCGGATGCATGCGGCTGGGAAGGCCATCACGCTGGGCTCATTCCTTCAAGAGTCGGGGCTCGAGCTTTCAGACCTGTATAAAGGCCGGAGCTTCAGCATTCTGAAGTATGCCGCGGGACTGACATCGCGCGAATCGCAGGATAGCAAACGCGTGGGTTCCTTCACGCACATTGACGATCTTAGGCGTATTGATGGATATCGAGCTTGGCTTGAAGGCGCAGAGGGTGATCCCCGATGGGAACGCATGATAGCCATCCCGCTAAATCGGTCGACGTCCCTGGACGGACTCGATTCCATCGCGAAGGACGAGTTGCTTGAGCTGCTGTCGGTCGTCGAAGAGCGAGCCCAGCACCGTCCGGCAATAGGCAGCGATCTCCCATTTTCGCTTCATAGTCGCTACACGCGCGACGAAATTGTAGCGCCCTTCCGCGAGAGACCCGACTCAATGAGGCAAGGAACATTCTACGTTGACGAACTGGGACTGGACGTACATCTTGTCACGCTTCGCAAGTCCGAGCGCGATTTTTCGCCAACGACTCGATACGCCGACTACTTCATCGCGCCAGATCAGCTTCACTGGGAAAGCCAGTCGACCACTACCGCGTCTTCGCCTACAGGTGAGCGGCTCTGCAAAGGACTGGGACGGCACCTGTTCTTCGTTCGTGAGCAGAAAGTGGAGGACGGTCGCACCTCCCCGTTCACTTGCCTGGGCCTTGCAAATCCCATAAGCAGCGAGGGAGAGAAGCCGATAAGTCTCCTCTGGAAGCTAGAGCACGTCGTTCCAGATCACATCTTCGTGCGCTTTCGTGCAGCGGCGGGCTAG
- a CDS encoding DUF2784 family protein codes for MFWLAVGNAAFFVFHTALILFNLFGWVSRKTRKWQLVTLGLTACSWLVFGFWRGWGYCLCTDWHLQRPPTRFGLRPHRPLPQGAR; via the coding sequence ATGTTCTGGTTGGCGGTTGGGAATGCGGCGTTCTTCGTGTTTCACACGGCGCTGATTCTGTTCAACCTGTTCGGGTGGGTGAGCCGGAAGACGCGGAAGTGGCAGCTCGTCACGCTGGGGCTGACGGCGTGCTCGTGGCTCGTGTTCGGATTTTGGCGCGGGTGGGGGTATTGCCTTTGCACCGACTGGCACCTGCAGCGACCCCCCACCCGGTTCGGACTGCGTCCTCACCGACCTCTCCCCCAGGGGGCGAGGTGA
- a CDS encoding TetR/AcrR family transcriptional regulator, which produces MAHHADTRERLIEAARDLFLIQGYNATGVAQILKQAGVNSGSLYYFFPTKEDLLLAVLEWYRDNIYEGLLKPVFERVDDPVERIFGVLDGYRQVIMMTDFQYGCPIGNLALELANSHPKAMQLVSANFDNWRKTIEECIQAAAGRFPEDVEGAALAAYTLAVMEGAVMLSKSYRSLDPFDQAISQLRDHYDRLIADGTAWAQPRRA; this is translated from the coding sequence ATGGCACATCACGCCGACACCAGAGAACGCCTCATCGAGGCGGCACGTGACCTGTTTCTGATTCAGGGCTACAACGCTACGGGCGTCGCTCAAATCCTCAAGCAAGCGGGCGTCAATAGCGGAAGCCTCTACTACTTCTTCCCGACCAAAGAGGACCTTCTTCTTGCCGTGCTCGAATGGTATCGCGACAACATCTACGAGGGCTTGCTCAAGCCCGTGTTTGAGCGCGTGGACGATCCCGTTGAGCGCATCTTTGGAGTCCTGGACGGCTACCGACAAGTCATCATGATGACGGACTTCCAGTACGGATGCCCCATCGGCAACCTTGCGCTAGAGCTCGCCAACAGCCATCCAAAGGCCATGCAATTGGTCTCCGCCAACTTCGACAATTGGCGAAAAACCATCGAGGAGTGCATCCAGGCCGCGGCCGGACGGTTCCCAGAGGACGTCGAAGGTGCGGCGCTCGCAGCCTATACCCTGGCCGTCATGGAGGGAGCCGTCATGCTCTCAAAATCGTATCGGAGCCTCGATCCCTTCGACCAAGCCATCTCCCAACTTCGCGACCACTACGACCGCCTGATCGCCGACGGCACGGCCTGGGCGCAACCCAGAAGGGCCTGA
- a CDS encoding type II toxin-antitoxin system PemK/MazF family toxin: MGPIRRGDVVRVRLDPVAGSEQAGERPALVISPDIMNEHSPVVTVAAITSRKTERIYPFEALIEPPDRGLDRRSKVMLSQLRTIDKSRVVGVYATLSDQAMKQVDEALSLALGLRRV, encoded by the coding sequence GTGGGTCCAATCCGAAGGGGTGATGTGGTTCGGGTCCGTCTGGACCCCGTCGCCGGCTCCGAGCAAGCTGGTGAGCGCCCGGCGCTCGTGATCTCGCCGGACATAATGAACGAGCACAGCCCGGTCGTGACCGTTGCGGCAATTACCAGCCGCAAGACCGAACGGATCTACCCATTCGAGGCTCTGATCGAACCGCCGGATAGAGGGTTGGACCGCCGGTCGAAGGTCATGCTGTCGCAACTGAGGACGATTGATAAGAGCCGAGTTGTCGGCGTCTACGCAACCCTTTCCGATCAGGCGATGAAACAGGTCGACGAGGCCCTTAGCCTCGCCTTGGGCCTCAGAAGAGTCTGA
- a CDS encoding right-handed parallel beta-helix repeat-containing protein, with amino-acid sequence MQDHRHARANSKANAMIAALCILAAAPVAGVTLYVDPTGNDRWSGRLSRPNRAKTDGPLATLDAARLRLRLVPRSSPATVHVASGLYRLANPLVFEPDDSGTKAAPRRWEGPAARSMKERPAVISGMKPISGWRKLPNGWFRTNLPEVKAGKWDFIQLFVNGERRYRPRLPKNGYHTVAEHVDPTPESKGKGNDRFQFHPGDIRGDWANRDDVDVLNFHEWIMSRNRIKSVDAQANVVTFKAPTGTDAWWRDFNKGYRFLVENVKEALSEPGEWYLDKPTGDLTYIPKPGEKLAVLKVEAPIATSLIEFRGDTDKRKWVEHVVFTGLHLEGTNWVAPPEGRNFPQAEADLRGAVNFSGTRDCAFSGNTIARTGTYAIDIGPACKRITIAKNELSDLGAGGVKIGEMSWQKDPELLTERCQVVANSIHGGGRLHPAAVGVWIGQNPHNHVGGNFIWDLYYTGISVGWSWGYQENGAHHNTILGNRIGHIGQGVLSDMGGIYTLGPQAGTVIQRNQIHDIQSFSYGGWGIYPDEGSTGILVEKNVAFRTKSAGFHQHYGKENVIRNNVFAFGKEAQLMRTRAEPHLSFTMERNLVLFGDAPLLGSNWTGDNFRLDNNLYWRVPNPQSTIRDPQSFDFAGMTFDAWRSKGQDVHSLIADPMFMDPAKGDFRLKPGSPALTIGFVPFTQLDCRGLAERKLLPRAFP; translated from the coding sequence GTGCAGGATCACCGACACGCCAGAGCGAACTCAAAAGCGAACGCCATGATCGCCGCGCTCTGCATCCTCGCAGCCGCCCCGGTAGCCGGGGTGACCCTTTACGTTGATCCCACGGGAAACGACCGATGGTCGGGACGGCTATCCAGACCCAACCGTGCCAAGACCGACGGCCCGCTGGCCACGCTGGACGCCGCGCGCCTCAGGCTTCGTCTGGTACCCAGATCCTCGCCCGCCACGGTCCACGTCGCTTCCGGCCTCTATCGCCTGGCGAATCCCCTGGTTTTCGAGCCCGATGACTCCGGGACGAAGGCAGCCCCCCGCCGCTGGGAAGGGCCCGCTGCCCGCTCGATGAAGGAGAGGCCAGCCGTGATCTCCGGTATGAAACCGATCTCGGGCTGGAGAAAGCTCCCCAACGGCTGGTTCCGGACCAACCTGCCCGAAGTCAAAGCCGGCAAGTGGGACTTCATCCAGCTTTTTGTCAACGGCGAGCGGCGCTACCGGCCCAGGCTTCCGAAGAACGGCTATCACACGGTCGCCGAGCACGTGGACCCCACGCCCGAATCCAAGGGCAAGGGCAACGACCGGTTTCAGTTTCATCCGGGCGACATTCGAGGCGATTGGGCGAACCGCGACGACGTGGACGTGCTCAACTTCCACGAGTGGATCATGTCGCGCAATCGCATCAAGTCGGTGGACGCGCAGGCCAACGTTGTCACCTTCAAGGCTCCCACCGGCACCGATGCGTGGTGGCGCGACTTCAACAAGGGCTACCGCTTCCTGGTCGAGAATGTGAAGGAGGCGTTGTCGGAGCCGGGCGAGTGGTATCTCGACAAGCCGACCGGCGATCTGACCTACATCCCAAAACCCGGCGAGAAGCTGGCCGTCCTGAAAGTCGAGGCGCCGATCGCCACTTCGCTCATCGAGTTCAGAGGCGATACCGACAAGCGCAAATGGGTGGAACACGTCGTCTTCACGGGCCTGCACCTCGAGGGCACCAACTGGGTAGCGCCACCCGAAGGCCGCAACTTCCCTCAGGCCGAAGCAGACTTGCGCGGCGCGGTGAACTTCTCCGGCACGCGAGACTGCGCGTTCTCGGGCAACACGATCGCTCGCACGGGAACCTACGCCATCGACATCGGCCCCGCCTGCAAGCGCATCACGATCGCAAAGAACGAATTGTCCGACCTCGGCGCGGGCGGCGTCAAGATCGGCGAAATGAGTTGGCAAAAGGATCCGGAACTGCTCACCGAGCGTTGCCAGGTCGTCGCCAATTCCATCCACGGCGGCGGGCGCCTCCATCCGGCGGCGGTGGGCGTGTGGATCGGCCAGAACCCCCACAATCACGTCGGCGGCAACTTCATTTGGGACCTCTACTACACAGGCATTTCGGTAGGGTGGTCGTGGGGCTACCAGGAGAACGGCGCGCACCACAACACGATCCTAGGCAACCGGATCGGCCACATCGGACAGGGAGTTTTGTCGGATATGGGCGGCATCTACACGCTTGGCCCGCAAGCCGGCACCGTCATCCAGCGCAACCAGATCCATGACATCCAAAGCTTCAGCTACGGCGGATGGGGAATCTACCCGGACGAAGGCAGCACCGGCATCCTGGTCGAGAAAAACGTCGCGTTCCGCACCAAGAGCGCGGGCTTCCACCAGCATTACGGCAAGGAGAACGTGATCCGGAACAACGTGTTCGCCTTCGGCAAGGAAGCGCAGCTCATGCGCACCCGCGCCGAGCCTCACCTTTCGTTCACGATGGAGCGCAATCTCGTGCTCTTCGGCGACGCTCCGCTGCTCGGCAGCAATTGGACCGGCGACAACTTCAGGCTCGATAACAACCTGTATTGGCGGGTTCCCAATCCGCAATCCACAATCCGAGATCCGCAATCGTTCGACTTCGCGGGCATGACATTCGATGCCTGGCGCAGCAAAGGCCAAGACGTCCACTCCCTGATCGCCGACCCGATGTTCATGGACCCGGCCAAAGGCGACTTCCGCCTCAAACCTGGCTCCCCGGCGCTCACAATCGGCTTCGTCCCCTTCACCCAGCTCGATTGCCGCGGCCTTGCCGAAAGGAAGCTCTTGCCCCGGGCGTTTCCGTGA
- a CDS encoding right-handed parallel beta-helix repeat-containing protein, whose product MLAILIGASLSIMGAQTAPQPYRELVITKDTVLTASDVLRTRIVVKADHVTLDGGGLTLSGPGKPGDLKTFEEAGIGVLVEGCTNVTVKNLKAKGFAIGLKVKDCTAPVVEGCDFSTNYHNPEHGWGELPARGGMILEGVKLGVFRNNKANQVWDALSLTNCDDNLFLDNDFSHTSNTCAKLWTSSRNKFLNNDMSYGIRIDRDKGEVHARDSTSVLIESGSNDNTFYRNKITHGGDGVFIRPLNGWISKGNVFIENDTSFANNNCVESWSPGNTFIRNVANRGSYGFWLGGSDQTTLIGNEASYNGLPTGYHNAPEGGFAHGGIVIVGGTSSHSLISGNKLVGNNGGGIVFRGDTATKGAAWRTLHWVVQQNRIEDNKFGVWGRYGDWIHLGNNVLIGNDKEDEISDTEHLIRAPWDEKITRAPIARLRGPERAEAGQEVVFDASGSSDPAGLALTYSWRFNAESAEGPTVRRKFDKPGYYRVGLNVSNGALAGMAFRDLIVAESPTLVSARRNEGGVGVGDPIGRELGTEGSAAQWTGEQPGATEPDGGLIFADDTDSVMGKTSLRWSPNPYKGLYATAIFPRDRKADWDLSKRKSLVFWMKAENPNIPGFQEPGPVVRLYTAKGTIKIQPSKGANLYVNRMPYSEARYLWMRVEIPLAGNDDWERTVEGTPDLKHANAFSLSMDAWGGDPFTIWLDGWRFE is encoded by the coding sequence ATGCTTGCGATCCTAATCGGTGCTAGCCTTTCCATCATGGGAGCTCAGACCGCCCCTCAGCCTTACCGCGAACTGGTGATCACCAAGGACACGGTGCTCACCGCCTCAGACGTGTTGCGTACGCGGATCGTGGTCAAGGCCGACCACGTGACCCTGGATGGGGGAGGGCTGACGCTAAGCGGACCTGGCAAGCCTGGAGACCTCAAGACCTTCGAGGAAGCGGGTATCGGCGTGCTCGTCGAGGGCTGCACCAACGTCACGGTCAAGAACCTGAAGGCTAAGGGCTTCGCCATCGGTCTGAAGGTGAAGGACTGCACGGCGCCGGTGGTGGAAGGGTGCGACTTCTCGACCAACTACCACAACCCGGAGCACGGTTGGGGCGAGCTTCCCGCGCGGGGCGGGATGATCCTAGAGGGTGTGAAGCTTGGCGTGTTCCGGAACAACAAGGCTAATCAAGTTTGGGACGCGCTGAGCCTCACGAACTGCGACGACAACCTATTCCTCGACAACGACTTTTCGCACACGTCGAACACGTGCGCGAAGCTCTGGACCTCGAGCCGGAACAAGTTCCTGAACAACGACATGAGCTACGGCATCCGCATCGACCGCGACAAAGGCGAGGTCCACGCGAGGGACTCCACTAGCGTGCTGATCGAGTCCGGTTCGAACGACAACACGTTTTATCGCAACAAGATCACGCATGGCGGCGACGGCGTGTTCATCCGCCCGCTGAACGGCTGGATCTCGAAGGGGAACGTGTTCATTGAGAACGACACGAGCTTCGCGAATAACAACTGCGTGGAATCGTGGAGCCCCGGCAATACGTTCATCCGAAACGTCGCGAACAGGGGGTCGTACGGGTTTTGGCTCGGCGGCAGCGACCAGACGACCCTGATCGGCAACGAGGCGAGCTATAACGGTTTGCCGACCGGATATCACAACGCGCCGGAGGGAGGCTTCGCGCACGGCGGGATCGTGATAGTCGGTGGCACAAGCTCGCACAGCTTGATTTCCGGGAACAAGCTGGTGGGCAACAACGGCGGCGGGATCGTGTTCCGGGGCGACACGGCCACCAAGGGCGCCGCCTGGAGGACGTTGCATTGGGTGGTTCAGCAAAACCGCATCGAGGACAACAAGTTCGGGGTCTGGGGCAGGTATGGCGACTGGATTCACCTTGGAAACAACGTGCTGATCGGAAACGACAAGGAGGACGAGATATCCGACACCGAGCACCTGATCCGTGCGCCTTGGGACGAGAAGATCACTCGGGCGCCGATCGCGCGGCTCCGAGGGCCGGAGCGGGCCGAGGCCGGGCAGGAAGTCGTGTTCGATGCGAGCGGCAGTTCCGATCCGGCGGGGCTCGCCTTGACCTATTCTTGGCGGTTCAATGCGGAATCCGCCGAAGGCCCGACCGTGCGCCGCAAGTTCGACAAGCCCGGCTACTACCGTGTGGGGCTTAATGTGTCGAACGGGGCATTGGCCGGGATGGCGTTTCGCGACCTAATTGTGGCGGAAAGCCCCACCCTTGTTTCGGCTCGGCGAAATGAGGGAGGGGTTGGGGTGGGAGACCCGATAGGCCGGGAACTCGGTACCGAGGGCTCTGCCGCCCAGTGGACCGGTGAGCAGCCGGGCGCCACGGAGCCCGACGGCGGCCTGATCTTCGCCGACGATACCGATTCGGTGATGGGCAAGACCTCGCTCAGGTGGAGCCCAAACCCCTATAAGGGACTCTATGCGACCGCGATCTTCCCTCGCGACCGAAAGGCGGATTGGGACCTGAGCAAGAGGAAGTCGCTGGTATTTTGGATGAAGGCCGAGAATCCGAACATCCCCGGATTCCAGGAGCCGGGTCCAGTGGTGCGGCTCTACACGGCAAAAGGCACCATCAAGATCCAGCCCTCCAAAGGCGCGAACCTCTATGTGAACCGAATGCCCTACAGCGAGGCGCGTTATTTGTGGATGCGCGTGGAGATTCCGCTTGCGGGCAACGACGATTGGGAGCGGACGGTCGAGGGCACGCCCGACCTGAAGCACGCAAACGCCTTCAGCCTGTCGATGGACGCTTGGGGCGGCGACCCGTTTACGATTTGGCTGGACGGATGGAGGTTTGAGTGA